The stretch of DNA TCCCTCTCTTCGCCCTCTTCTTCGCCCTCATCTCTTCGCCCTCTCTTCGCCCTCTCTTCGCCTCTCTTCGCCCTCATCTTCGCCCTCTCTTCGCCCTCTCTTCGCCCTCTCTTCGCCCTCTCTTCGCCCTCTCTTCGCCCTCTCTTCGCCCTCTCTTCGCCCTCTCTTCGCCCTCTCTTCGCCCTCTCTTCGCCCTCTCTTCGCCCTCTCTTCGCCCTCTCTTCGCCCTCTCTTCGCCCTCTCTTCGCCCTCTCTTCGCCCTCTCTCTTCGCCCTCTCTTCGCCCTCATCTTCGCCCTCTCTTCGCCCTCTTCTTTCGCCCTCTCTTCGCCCTCTCTTCGCCCTCTCTTCGCCCTCTCTTCGCCCTCTCTTCGCCCTCTTCGCCCTCTCTTCGCCCTCTCTTCGCCCTCTCTTCGCCCTCTCCTCTTcgcctctctcgccctctcttcGCCCTCTCTTCGCCCTCTCGTCGAACCCCCCTTTCGAACCCCTTTCGAACCCCCTTTCGAACCCCCTTTCGAACCCCCTTTCGAACCCCCTTtcgaaccccctttcgacccccctttcgacccccctttcgacccccctttcgacccccctttcgacccccctttcgaccccctttcgaccgccccctttcgaccccctttcgaccccctttcgacccccctttcgacccccctttcgacccccctttcgacccccctttcgacccccctttcgacccccctttcgacccccctttcgacccccctttcgacccccctttcgacccccctttcgaccccccctttcgaccccctttcgacccccctttcgacccccctttcgacccccctttcgacccccctttcgacccctttcgacccccctttcgaccacccctttcgaccccctttcgacccccctttcgacccccctttcgacccccctttcgacccccctttcgacccccctttcgacccccctttcgacccccctcgacccctttcgacccccctttcgacccccctttcgacccccctttcgacccccctttcgacccccctttcgaccacccctttcgaccccccctttcgacccgccctttcgacccccctttcgaccccccctttcgacccccctttcgacccccctttcgacccccctttcgaccccccttccccttcgaccccccccctctcgaccccccactcgacccccctctcgacccccctctcgacccccctctcgacccccctctcgacccccctctcgacccccctctcgacccccctctcgacccccctctcgaccccctctcgacccccctctcgacccccctctcgacccccctctcgaccccctctcgacccccctctcgaccccgctttcgacccccctttttaccccctttaacttttcttcctttttccccttttcctcttTTTCCCTCTATCCCTCCTTTCTTCCTCCCTTTCAACCCCCCATTCAACCCCCCTTTCAATCCTCCTTTCAACCTTCCTTTCAACCTTCCTTTCAacccccctttcaacccccctttcaaccccctttcaacccccctttcaaccccctttcatccccctttcatcccccttgcATCCCCCTTGCATCCCCCTTGCATCCCCCTTGCATCCCCCTTGCATCCCCTTGCATCCCCCTTGCATCCCCCTTGCATCCCCCCTTGCATCCCACTTTCATCCCCTTTCATTCCCATTCATCCCCATTCATCCCCCAttcatccccctttcatcccctttcgacccccctttcgacccccttttttaccccctttaacctttcttccctttcccctttttCCCTTTATCCTCCTTTCTTCCTCCCTTTCAACCCCCCATTCAACCCCCCTTTCAATCCTCCTTTCAACCTTCCTTTCAACCTTCCTTTCAacccccctttcaacccccctttcatccccctttcatcccccttttATTCCTCTTTcatcccctttcatccccctttcatccccctttcatccccctttcatccccctttcatccccctttcatccccctttcgACTCCCCTTTCGACTCCCCTTTCGACCACCCTTTCGAccaccctttcgacccccctttcgacccccctttcgacccccctttcgacccccctttcgacccccctttcgacccccctttcgacccccctttcgaccccccctttcgacccccctttcgacccccctttcgacccccctttcgacccccctttcgacccaccTTTCGACCcacctttcgacccccctttcgacccccctttcgaccccccctttcgacccccctttcgacccccctttcgaccccccctttcgacccccctttcgacccccctttcgaccccctttcgaccccctttcgacccccctttcgaccccctttcgacccccctttcgacccccctttcgacccccctttcgacccccctttcgacccccctttcgacccccctttcgacccccctttcgacccccctttcgacccccctttcgaccacccctttcgacccccctttcgacccccctttcgacccccctttcgacccccctttcgaacccctttcgaaccccctttcgaaccccctttcgaaccccctttcgaaccccctttcgaaccccctttcgaaccccctttcgacccccctttcgacccccctttcgacccccctttcgacccccctttcgacccccctttcgacccccctttcgaccccccctttcgacccccctttcgaccccctttcgacccccctttcgacccccctttcgacccccctttcgacccccctttcgacccccctttcgacccccctttcgacccccctttcgacccccctttcgaccccccttgcTTCCCCCCTTGCGACCCCCCTTGCGACCCCCCCTtgcgacccccctttcgacccccctttcgacccccctttcgacccccctttcgacccccctttcgacccccctttcgacccccctttcgacccccctttcgacccccctttcgacccccctttcgacccccctttcgacccccctttcgacccccctttcgaccccctttcgacccccctttcgacccccctttcgaccccctttcgacccccctttcgaccccccttcgacccccctttcgacccccctttcgacccccctttcgacccccctttcgacccccctttcgacccccctttcgacccccctttcgacccccctttcgacccccctttcgacccccctttcgaccccccttgcGTCCCCCCTTGCgtcccccctttcgacccccctttcgacccccctttcgacccccctttcgacccccctttcgacccccctttcgacccccctttcgacccccctttcgaccccctttcgacccccctttcgacccccctttcgacccccctttcgacccccctttcgacccccctttcgacccccctttcgacccccctttcgaccccctttcgacccccctttcgacccccctttcgacccccctttcgacccccctttcgacccccctttcgacccctctTTAgtctcccctttccacccccctttccacccccctttcgacccccctttctaCCCCCTTTctaccccctttccacccccctttccacccccctttccacccccctttccaccccctttcgacccccctttcgacccccctttcgacccccctttcgaccccccctttcgaccccctttcgaccccccttacGACCCCCCTTTCGACACCCTTTCGACActcctttcgaccccctttcgacccccctttcgacccccctttcgacccccctttcgacccccctttcgaccccctttcgacccccctttcgacccccctttcgacccccctttcgacccccctttcgacccccctttcgacccccctttcgacccccctttcgaccccccctttcgacccccctttcgacccccctttcgaccccccctttcgacccccctttcgacccccctttcgaccccccctttcgacccccctttcgacccccctttcgacccccctttcgactcccctttcgactcccctttcgaccccctttcgacccccccctttcgacccccctttcgacccccctttcgacccccctttcgacccccctttcgacccccctttcgacccccctttcgacccccctttcgacccccctttcgacccccctttcgacccccctttcgaccccccctttcgacccccctttcgacccccctttcgacccccctttcgaccccccctttcgtctcccctttccacccccctttccacccccctttccacccccctttcgacccccctttcgaccccctttcgacccccctttcgacccccctttcgacccccctttcgacccccctttcgaccccctttcgacccccctttcgacccccctttcgacccccctttcgacccccctttcgacccccctttcgaccccccctttcgaccccctttcgacccccctttcgacccccctttcgaccccctatCGACCCCCCtatcgacccccctttcgacccccctttcgacccccctttcgacccccctttcgacccccctttcgacccccctttcgacccccctttcgacccccctttcgacccccctttcgacccccctttcgacccccctttcgacccccctttcgacccccctttcgacccccctttcgacccccctttcgacccccctttcgacccccctttcggcccccactttcgaccccctttcgacccccctttcgaccccctttcgacccccttcgaccccctttcgacccccctttcgacccccctttcgacccccctttcgacccccctttcgacccccctctcgacccccctctcgacccccctctcgacccccccactcgacccccctctcgacccccctcctcgacccccctctcgacccccctctcgacccccctctcgaccccctctcgacccccctctcgacccccctctcgacccccctctcgacccccctctcgaccccgctttcgacccccctttttaccccctttaacttttcttcctttttcccccttttcctctTTTTCCCTCTATCCCTCCTTTCTTCCTCCCTTTCAACCCCCCATTCAACCCCCCTTTCAATCCTCCTTTCAACCTTCCTTTCAACCTTCCTTTCAacccccctttcaacccccctttcaacccccctttcaaccccctttcatccccctttcatccccttgCATCCCCCTTGCATCCCCCTTGCATCCCCCTTGCATCCCCCTTGCATCCCCCTTGCATCCCCCTTGCATCCCCCTTGCATCCCCCTTGCATCCCCCTTGCATCCCCCTTGCATCCCCCTTGCATCCCCCTTGCATCCCCCTTGCATCCCCCTTGCATCCCACTTTCATCCCTTTCATTCCATTCATCCCCAttcatccccctttcatcccctttcgacccccctttcgacccccttttttaccccctttaacctttcttccctttttccccctttttccctttATCCCTCCTTTCTTCCTCCCTTTCAACCCCCATTCAACCCCCCCTTTCAATCCTCCTTTCAACCTTCCTTTCAACCTTCCTTTCAacccccctttcaacccccctttcatccccctttcatcccccttttATTCCTCTTTcatcccctttcatccccctttcatccccctttcatccccctttcatcaccctttcatccccctttcgactcccctttcgactcccctttcgaccaccctttcgacccccctttcgacccccctttcgacccccctttcgacccccctttcgaccccccctttcgacccccctttcgacccccctttcgacccccctttcgacccccctctcgaccccctgtcgacccctttccacccccctttccaccctcctttccacccccctttccacccccctttcgaccccctttaacctttcttcccttttcccccttttctctttttccctttATCCCTCCTTTCTTCCTCCCTTTCAACCCCCCATTCAACCCCCCTTTCAATCCTCCTTTCAACCTTCCTTTCAaccccccctttcatcccccttttatccccctttcatccccctttcatccccctttcatcccctttCGACACCCCTTTCGacacccctttcgacccccctttcgacccccctttcgaccccctttcgacccccctttcgacccctttcgacccccctttcgacccccctttcgacccctcctttcgacccccctttcgacccccattTCGACCCCACTTtcgaaccccctttcgaccccctttcgaccccccttttcgacccccctttcgaccccctttcgacccccctttcgaaccCCATTTCGACCCCCTtttgacccccctttcgaccctcctttccacccccctttccacccccctttccaccccccttttccacccccctttccacccccctttccacccccctttccacccccatttccacccccctttccacccccatttccacccccctttccaccccctttccacccccctttccacccccctttccaccccctttcatcccctttcatccccctttcatccccctttcatccccttcccatcccctctTTCATTCCCTtacgacccccctttcgacccccccttTCGACCACACTTTCGACCCCCCCTCGACCTCCCTTTCGAACCcacctttcgacccccctttcgacccccctttcgacccccctttcgaccccccttacGACCCCCCTtacgacccccctttcgacccccttttcgTCCCCCTTTCgccccctttcgtccccctttcgaccccctttcgacccccttcgacccccctttcgacccccctttcgacccccccttCGACCCCCCCTTCGACCCCCCCTTCGACCCCACCTTCGACCCCCCTTCGACCCCCCCTTCAACCCCCCTCTCGACCCCCCTCTCGACCCCCCTCTCGACCCCCCCTCTCGACCCCCCTCTCGACCCCCCTCTCGACCCCCCTCTCGGACCCCCCTCTCGGCCCCCCTCTCGACCCCCCTCTCGACCCCCCTCTCGACCCCCCTCTCGACCCCCCCTCTCGACCCCCCTCTCGACCCCCCTCTCGACCCCCCTCTCGACCCCCCTCTCGACCCCCCTGTCGACCCCCCTGTCGACCCCCctgtcgaccccccccccctgtcGACCCCCCtgtcgacccccctttcgacccccctctcGACCCCCCTCTCGACCCCCTCTCGACCCCCCTCTCGACCCCCCTCTCGACCCCCCTCTCGACCCCTCTCGACCCCCTCTCGACCCCCCTCTCGACCCCCCTCTCGACCCCCCCTCTCGACCCCCCTCTCGACCCCCCTCTCGACCCCCTCTCGACCCCCCTCTCGACCCCCTCTCGACCCCCCTCTCGACCCCCTCTCGACCCCCCTCTCGACCCCCCTCTCGACCCCCCTCTCGACCCCCTCTCGACCCCCCTCTCGACCCCCCCTCTCGACCCCCCTCTCGACCCCCCTCTCGACCCCCCTCTCGACCCCCCTCTCGACCCCCCTCTCGACCCCCCTCTCGACCCCCCTCTCGACCCCCCTCTCGACCCCCCTCTCGACCCCCCTCTCGACCCCCCTCTCGACCCCCCCTCTCGACCCCCCTCTCGACCCCCCTCTCGACCCCGCTTTCGACCCCGCTTTCGACCCCCCTTTTTACCCCCTTTAACTTTTCTTCCTTTTTCCCCTTTCCTCTTTTTCCCTCTATCCCTCCTTTCTTCCTCCCTTTCAACCCCCATTCAACCCCCCTTTCAATCCTCCTTTCAACCTTCCTTTCAACCTTCCTTTCAacccccctttcaacccccctttcaacccccctttcaaccccctttcatccccctttcatcccccttgcATCCCCCTTGCATCCCCCTTGCATCCCCCTTGCATCCCCCTTGCATCCCCCTTGCATCCCACTTTCATCCCCTTTCATTCCCATTCATCCCCCAttcatccccctttcatccccctttcgacccccctttcgacccccttttttacccccctttaacctttcttcccttttcccccttttccccttttTCCTTTATCCCTCCTTTCTTCCTCCCTTTCACCCCCCATTCAACCCCCCTTTCAATCCTCCTTTCAACCTTCCTTTCAACCTTCCTTTCAacccccctttcaacccccctttcatccccctttcatcccccttttATTCCTctttcatccccctttcatccccctttcatccccctttcatcccccttttcatcaccctttcatccccctttcgactcccctttcgactcccctttcgactccctttcgactcccctttcgaccaccctttcgacccccctttcgacccccctttcgaccccccattcgacccccctttcgacccccctttcgacccccctttcgaccccctttcgacccccctttcgacccccctttcgacccccctttcgacccccctttcgacccccctttcgacccccctttcgacccccctttcgaccccctttcgacccccctttcgacccccctttcgacccccctttcgacccccctttcgacccccctttcgacccccctttcgacccccctttcgacccccctttcgaccccccttttcgacccccctttcgacccccctttcgacccccctttcgacccccctttcgacccccctttcgacccccctttcgacccccctttcgacccccctttcgacccccctttcgacccccctttcgacccccctttcgacccccctttcgacccccctttcgaccccccctttcgacccccctttcgacccccctttcgacccccctttcgacccccctttcgaccccctttcgccccactttcgacccccctttcgaccccccattcgacccccctttcgaccacccttatcgaccccctttcgaccccctttcgaccccctttcgacccccctttcgaccccctttcgacccccctttcgacccccctttcgacacCCCTTTCGACACCCCCTTTCGacacccctttcgaccccctttcgacccccctttcgacccccctttcgaccccccctttcgacccccctttcgacccccctttcgacccccctttcgacccccctttcgacccccctttcgacccccctttcgacccccctttcgacccccctttcgaccccccttttgaccccccctttcgacccccctttcgaccccccttgcgaccccctttcgacccccctttcgacccccctttcgacccccctttcgacccccctttcgacccccctttcgacccccctcccctttcgacccccctttcgacccccctttcgacccccctttcgaccccctttcgaccccctttcgaccccccctttcgaccccctttacgacccccctttcgacccccccttTCGacacccctttcgacccccctttcgacccccctttcgacccccctttcgacccccctttcgaccccctttcgacccccctttcgacccccctttcgacccccctttcgaccccctttcgacccccctttcgacctcCCCTTTCGACCcgcctttcgacccccctttcgacccccctttcgacccccctttcgacccccctttcgaccccccctttcgacccccctttcgacccccccctttcgacccccccctttcgacccccccctttcgaccccccccctttcgacccccctttcgacccccctttcgacccccctttcgacccccctttcgacccccctttcgacccccctttcgacccccctttccacccccctttcgtctcccctttccacccccctttccacccccctttccacccctttctacccctttccacccccctttccacccccctttccacccctcgacccctttcgacccccctttcgaccccctttcgacccccctttcgacccccctttcgacccccctttcgacccccctttcgacccccctttcgacccccctttcgaccccctttcgacccccttttcgacccccctttcgacccccctttcgaccccctttcgacccccctttcgacccccctttcgaccccctttcgacccccctttcgacccccctttcgaccccctttcgacccccctttcgacccccctttcgaccccccttatcgacccccctttcgacccccctttcgaccccctttcgaccccctttcgaccccttTCGACcacctttcgacccccctttcgacccccctttcgacccccctttcgacccccctttcgacccccctttcgacccccctttcgacccccctttcgacccccctttcgacccccctttcgacccccctttcgacccccctttcgacccccctttcgacccccctttcgacccccctttcgacccccctttcgccCCCCCTTTCGACCTCCCCTTTCGCCCCCCCTTTCGACctccctttcgacccccctttcgacccccctttcgaccccctttcgaccccctttcgaccccttcgaccccctttcgacccccctttcgacccccctttcgaccccctttcgacccccctttcgacccccctttcgaccccctttcgacccccctttcgaccccctttcgacccccctttcgacccccctttcgacccccctttcgacccccctttcgacccccctttcgacccccctttcgacccccctttcgacccccctttcgacccccctttcgacccccctttcgacccccctttcgacccccttgcgtcccccctttcgaccccctttcgacccccctttcgacccccctttcgacccccctttcgaccccccctttcgacccccttcgaccccctttcgacccccctttcgacccccctttcgacccccctttcgaccccctttcgacccccctttcgaccccctttcgaccccctttcgacccccctttcgacccccctttcgacccccctttcgacccccctttcgacccccctttcgacccccctttcgacccccctttcgacccccctttcgaccctgcccccctttcgacccccctttcgacccccctttcgaccacccctttcgacccccccccctttcgaccccccccctttcgacccccctttcgacccccctttcgacccctctttagtcttcccctttccacccccctttccacccccctttccacccccctttctaccccctttccacccccctttccacccccctttccacccccctttcgacccccctttcgacccccctttcgacccccctttcgaccccctttcgacccccctttcgaccccccctttcgacccccctttcgaccccccttacGACCCCCCTTACGACCCCCTtacgacccccctttcgacccccctttcgacccccctttcgacccccctttcgacccccctttcgaccc from Narcine bancroftii isolate sNarBan1 unplaced genomic scaffold, sNarBan1.hap1 Scaffold_158, whole genome shotgun sequence encodes:
- the LOC138750512 gene encoding rRNA 2'-O-methyltransferase fibrillarin-like; the encoded protein is GRKGGRKGGRKGGRKGGRKGGRKGGRKGGRKGRKGVERGVERGGRKGGRKGGRREGGREGGREGGREGGKGGRKGVERGGRREGEDEGEERRREGEERAKR